Proteins from one Nyctibius grandis isolate bNycGra1 chromosome 2, bNycGra1.pri, whole genome shotgun sequence genomic window:
- the CCDC70 gene encoding LOW QUALITY PROTEIN: coiled-coil domain-containing protein 70 (The sequence of the model RefSeq protein was modified relative to this genomic sequence to represent the inferred CDS: inserted 2 bases in 2 codons; deleted 1 base in 1 codon) has translation MPGTPLAEASAALLKLNLRGGGPGWVSAPSISDEQVNQSCRCQLVSCSPCCTSCQQKLIKKLQAEKAFREEIQSFQETMKXFGRRSRAIRKKIRDFKMTIQAVWEEEKSIWAAFHEEEKAIQEEGEAFWRVYYDFXKDYNAFWKKDKDFWKEEQLLWEKDRVLLDEDRVLWAEEETLWADGTAFLEEERALWEDEDALQEDKKKPSRREMFSWEEAFGPEREAISRDATATGKKNKLFC, from the exons ATGCCAGGAACCCCTTTAGCGGAGGCTTCAGCAGCTCTTCTGAAACTCAA TCTGAGAGGCGGGGGTCCGGGCTGGGTCTCTGCCCCCTCCATCAGTGACGAGCAGGTGAACCAGAGCTGCCGTTGCCAGCTGGTgtcctgctctccctgctgcacCTCCTGCCAGCAGAAGCTCATCAAGAAGCTGCAGGCTGAGAAAGCCTTTCGGGAGGAGATTCAGAGTTTTCAGGAGACAATGA CTTTTGGGAGAAGATCAAGggctatcaggaaaaaaattagagatTTCAAGATGACCATCCAAGCCGtctgggaggaggaaaagtCAATCTGGGCTGCCTttcatgaggaagaaaaggctattcaggaggaaggagaagccTTCTGGAGAGTGTATTATGACT TGAAGGACTATAATGCCTTCTGGAAGAAGGATAAGGATTTCTGGAAAGAAGAACAGCTCCTCTGGGAGAAAGACAGAGTCCTTCTGGATGAGGACAGGGTCCTATGGGCAGAAGAAGAAACTCTGTGGGCAGATGGAACAGCTTTCCTGGAAGAGGAGAGAGCTCTCTGGGAAGATGAGGATGCTCTccaggaagacaaaaaaaaaccctcaaggaGA GAAATGTTCAGCTGGGAGGAGGCCTTTGGTCCTGAGAGAGAGGCTATCTCCAGGGATGCTACTGCcacagggaaaaagaataaattgttCTGCTAG